In Methanomicrobium antiquum, one DNA window encodes the following:
- the gatB gene encoding Asp-tRNA(Asn)/Glu-tRNA(Gln) amidotransferase subunit GatB translates to MAETKDVKDLKVIIGLEIHCQLNTKTKLFCGCSTDYRDDEPNTHVCPICLGLPGALPKLNRQAVIYALKVAKALNLQISDYSEFSRKNYFYPDLPKGYQISQYDKPVAEKGKMIVDDDEGHDKEIRITRIHLEEDPGRLVHKISRDRAGYTLVDYNRSSIPLIEIVTEPDISSPKEARRFLNKLRATLEYLDVFDGEKEGAIRVDANISLEGHKRVECKNISSYKGVEKALTFEITRQRNLLRRGQEIVQETRHFLEGRGITTGSRSKEDENDYRYFPEPDLPPLRVKDWADEIALPELPDARRERFITQYNISVNHAKTLTGDIRVAVFYENIASLDPQLSATWIADTLLGELYYRDMKIDSVLEENFKDLIVLLKDKEITDRVGVDVLRIMLDQIKNNEECEMPSDIVLRLGLSKGKDDEFSEIIKAVVSANPQAVSDFHSGKGNALNFLVGQVMRETKGRADPKSLNKLITDYISKME, encoded by the coding sequence ATGGCTGAAACAAAGGATGTAAAAGACCTAAAAGTCATCATTGGTCTTGAAATTCACTGTCAGCTCAACACAAAGACTAAACTTTTTTGCGGGTGCTCCACTGATTACCGTGATGATGAGCCAAACACTCATGTATGCCCGATTTGTCTTGGACTTCCAGGAGCTCTTCCAAAACTAAACAGGCAGGCAGTAATCTATGCACTTAAGGTTGCAAAAGCATTAAACCTTCAGATATCCGATTATTCCGAGTTTTCAAGGAAGAATTACTTCTATCCCGACCTTCCAAAAGGGTATCAGATAAGTCAGTATGACAAGCCTGTTGCAGAAAAGGGAAAGATGATAGTCGATGATGATGAGGGACATGACAAAGAGATTAGAATTACAAGAATTCATCTGGAAGAAGATCCAGGCAGGCTTGTTCACAAGATTTCACGCGACAGAGCAGGATACACTCTTGTTGATTATAACAGATCGTCAATTCCATTAATTGAAATTGTAACAGAGCCTGATATCTCATCTCCAAAAGAAGCAAGGAGATTCTTAAACAAACTTCGTGCAACTCTTGAATATCTGGATGTTTTCGACGGCGAAAAAGAAGGAGCAATTCGTGTTGATGCAAATATCTCACTTGAAGGACACAAGCGTGTCGAGTGTAAAAACATCTCTTCATACAAAGGTGTTGAAAAGGCGCTTACCTTTGAGATAACACGACAAAGGAACTTATTAAGGCGTGGTCAGGAAATTGTTCAGGAAACAAGGCATTTTCTTGAAGGAAGGGGAATTACAACAGGTTCAAGAAGCAAAGAGGATGAAAATGACTATCGCTACTTCCCTGAACCTGATTTGCCGCCTCTGAGAGTTAAGGACTGGGCAGATGAAATTGCACTGCCAGAACTTCCTGATGCAAGGCGTGAGAGATTTATCACTCAATATAATATCTCGGTTAATCATGCAAAAACACTTACAGGCGATATCAGAGTTGCAGTATTTTATGAAAACATTGCATCTTTAGATCCTCAGCTTTCTGCGACATGGATTGCAGATACGCTTTTGGGAGAGCTTTATTACCGTGATATGAAGATAGACTCTGTTTTAGAAGAGAACTTTAAGGATTTGATTGTTCTTTTAAAGGACAAAGAAATTACAGACAGAGTAGGAGTAGATGTTCTTCGGATAATGCTTGATCAGATAAAAAACAATGAAGAATGTGAGATGCCTTCTGATATTGTTTTAAGGCTTGGCCTTTCAAAAGGAAAAGATGACGAATTTTCTGAAATAATAAAAGCAGTCGTTTCAGCCAATCCTCAGGCTGTTTCTGACTTTCACAGCGGCAAAGGCAATGCATTAAATTTCCTTGTCGGTCAGGTAATGAGAGAGACAAAAGGCCGTGCCGATCCAAAAAGCCTGAACAAATTAATAACAGATTATATATCCAAAATGGAGTGA
- the gatA gene encoding Asp-tRNA(Asn)/Glu-tRNA(Gln) amidotransferase subunit GatA: MKKFIFDAEDKNNAFITTVKNSEYGEGNLSGIPVAVKDNISTKGIETTCGSKILKGYIPPYDAHVVTLLKKQGAVIVGKTNMDEFGMGTTTESSAYGITTNPCDETRVPGGSSGGSAAAVACGMVPMALGTDTGGSIRCPASFCGIVGLKPTYGRVSRYGLIAYSNSLEQIGPMAKNVTDVSRLFEVISKPDIYDSTAVEKPYLHTPSPEIKGKKIAVPKEYFGEGVDEEVSKCVMNAILKFEDMGATISECSIPSMSYALAAYYVTCTSEASSNLSRFDGVRFGPKVGMLKKWHDEYREYRKDKFGEEVKRRILLGTFALSAGYYGKYYAKAKVAKENIKKDFIRVLKDADLIAGPTMPNIAFKIGEKSDPLEMYLSDILTVPANLAGVPAISVPCGYVEKMPVGLQIIGRHFDEESVIDAAFAFEQEVQ, from the coding sequence TTGAAGAAATTCATCTTTGATGCAGAGGATAAAAACAACGCCTTTATAACGACTGTAAAAAATTCGGAATATGGAGAGGGAAACCTTTCCGGAATACCTGTTGCAGTAAAAGATAATATCTCAACAAAAGGCATTGAGACAACATGCGGATCAAAAATACTCAAAGGATACATTCCTCCATATGATGCGCATGTAGTCACTCTTCTGAAAAAGCAGGGAGCAGTTATTGTTGGAAAAACCAACATGGACGAATTTGGTATGGGAACAACAACCGAAAGTTCAGCATATGGCATTACAACAAATCCCTGTGATGAGACAAGGGTTCCCGGCGGCTCTTCAGGAGGAAGTGCGGCGGCAGTTGCTTGCGGGATGGTTCCTATGGCACTTGGAACAGATACCGGCGGTTCAATCAGATGTCCTGCATCCTTTTGTGGAATTGTAGGTTTGAAACCAACATATGGCCGTGTTTCGAGGTACGGTCTTATTGCATATTCAAATTCACTGGAACAAATAGGCCCGATGGCAAAAAATGTCACAGATGTATCAAGACTTTTTGAAGTTATATCAAAGCCTGACATATATGATTCAACAGCAGTTGAAAAACCATATCTTCATACACCATCACCTGAAATAAAGGGCAAAAAAATAGCAGTTCCAAAGGAGTACTTTGGAGAGGGTGTTGATGAAGAGGTCTCAAAGTGTGTTATGAATGCCATCTTAAAATTTGAGGATATGGGAGCGACAATATCTGAATGCTCAATTCCATCCATGAGCTATGCTCTTGCGGCCTATTATGTAACCTGCACAAGCGAGGCTTCATCCAACCTTTCCAGATTTGATGGTGTCCGCTTTGGTCCAAAAGTTGGAATGCTTAAGAAATGGCATGACGAATACCGCGAATACCGAAAGGATAAATTCGGAGAAGAAGTAAAACGAAGAATTCTTCTTGGAACATTTGCACTTTCTGCAGGTTATTACGGCAAATATTATGCAAAGGCAAAAGTTGCAAAGGAAAACATCAAAAAAGACTTCATAAGAGTCTTAAAAGATGCAGATCTTATAGCAGGGCCGACAATGCCAAACATTGCCTTTAAAATCGGTGAGAAAAGCGATCCACTTGAGATGTACTTAAGCGACATCTTAACAGTCCCGGCAAACCTGGCAGGCGTTCCTGCAATATCTGTCCCATGCGGCTATGTAGAAAAGATGCCTGTAGGTCTTCAGATAATTGGAAGACACTTTGACGAAGAATCAGTAATTGATGCCGCATTTGCATTTGAACAGGAGGTGCAGTGA
- the gatC gene encoding Asp-tRNA(Asn)/Glu-tRNA(Gln) amidotransferase subunit GatC, which produces MVSEEEVEGIAKLADISIDKDELAGFTSQFNNILGYFDILDTVEYEETKDDEILNILREDEVMPSLSQADALSNADETEDGYIKSPKVM; this is translated from the coding sequence ATGGTCTCTGAAGAAGAAGTGGAAGGCATAGCAAAACTTGCCGACATCTCAATAGATAAAGATGAACTGGCCGGATTTACCAGTCAGTTCAACAATATTCTTGGTTATTTTGACATTTTGGATACGGTCGAATATGAAGAAACAAAGGATGATGAAATCCTAAATATTCTGCGTGAAGATGAGGTGATGCCATCTCTTTCACAGGCCGATGCACTGTCTAATGCTGATGAAACTGAAGACGGATACATAAAATCACCGAAGGTGATGTGA
- a CDS encoding asparagine synthase C-terminal domain-containing protein, giving the protein MKIRGWMEKDGKILTNSEIEDIIKNFPEILSDCGGEFFLQWDDCMARDCLGIMPGDCPAGKIVCSGVIKGDISPAPDLLSLEKAIEKAVVLRKKDCVVAFSGGVDSALIAKIAQRPSVTVGISGSHDLIHAKEVSKEIGLKDTNFIEIMPSEVKRALKIVLPLIPLKTPVEASIATTQYFITKWAQENGYEKIVAGQGADELFGGYARYLETDDIEKTLKKDFEGLSMQGKRDQAVAAKNNTYISCPYLDVRVVRAAGEIPPSEMLAGSIRKYPLREVASLYLGDEIAFYGKKAMQYGSGVMKEIQKLARDNGYKNSVQRYIDHLN; this is encoded by the coding sequence TTGAAAATTCGTGGGTGGATGGAAAAAGACGGAAAAATTCTTACCAATTCAGAAATTGAGGATATTATCAAAAATTTTCCTGAAATATTATCAGATTGTGGTGGAGAATTTTTTCTGCAGTGGGATGACTGCATGGCAAGAGACTGTCTTGGAATAATGCCCGGGGATTGCCCTGCAGGAAAAATTGTCTGCTCAGGTGTTATTAAAGGGGATATTTCTCCTGCTCCTGATCTTTTGTCTCTTGAAAAAGCTATAGAAAAAGCAGTTGTTCTGCGAAAAAAAGATTGTGTTGTTGCATTCTCCGGCGGAGTTGACTCAGCCCTCATTGCAAAAATAGCACAAAGACCCAGTGTAACTGTCGGAATTTCAGGTTCTCATGATTTAATTCATGCAAAAGAAGTTTCTAAAGAGATTGGCCTTAAAGATACAAACTTCATAGAAATCATGCCTTCTGAAGTTAAAAGAGCGTTGAAGATTGTGCTTCCGTTGATTCCTTTAAAAACGCCGGTTGAAGCCTCAATTGCTACAACGCAGTATTTCATTACAAAATGGGCGCAGGAAAACGGCTATGAGAAAATTGTTGCTGGGCAGGGTGCGGATGAATTATTCGGAGGATATGCACGTTATCTTGAAACAGATGATATAGAAAAAACACTGAAAAAAGACTTTGAAGGTCTTTCTATGCAGGGAAAACGTGATCAGGCAGTTGCGGCGAAAAACAACACATATATATCATGCCCGTACCTTGATGTTAGAGTGGTGCGCGCTGCAGGTGAAATCCCGCCTTCTGAAATGCTGGCAGGAAGTATCAGAAAATACCCCTTAAGAGAGGTTGCTTCCCTGTATTTAGGCGATGAAATTGCCTTTTATGGCAAAAAAGCCATGCAATACGGGAGTGGTGTCATGAAGGAAATACAAAAACTTGCACGGGATAATGGTTATAAAAACTCCGTGCAACGGTACATAGATCACTTAAATTGA
- a CDS encoding DNA-directed DNA polymerase: MQVESKPLKLAINQVEYSNSPEGTIIHIFGREESGDAHQIIVTGFRPYFYTTAKEAKTRRIPDGTEAEFSNKFVSIRGEELTRIYTPKPGDVRDMREGFTHFEADIPFATRFMIDMGLTGGIFTPSEIVDFHDIRAEEVNAPARICFMDIECEDENGFPDANREMINCITCWDSFDDTYTTFFWPKDRNCDIQIKPVSEKHEIKIFSCERDLLLSLSEYVTEKDPDVLSGWNFVDFDIPYILKRMEILKIREDALSRIPGAGARNPTRGRALFDLLTAYKKMQGARKESYRLDAVAEDEIGEGKIRYTGTISELWEKDPQKLIEYNVKDVLLCVGINKKNNIVEFYREIARYVGCPLDRTLNSSNVIDIFVLRKAFGKYILPSKGFADAEEFEGATVFDPSLGVKENVVVLDLKSLYPMCMMTINASPETKDVSGELHAPNGIRFKKEPDGLTRSIISDLLKERDEKKALRNSFEYGSYEYVLYDLQQNVLKVIMNTYYGVSGYARFRLYDREIGSAVTSVGRAIIEHTRKVIENMGYSVIYGDTDSCMIMLPKMERDDTIKTAFEIEKALNQSYSEFALDKLGAEEHYFSIKFEKIYRRFFQAGKKKRYAGYLVWKEGKDTEQIDIVGFEMKRSDSPHMTKEVQHKVMELILKGAEKSELKKYLGDVIKSYRKGEYSLEDIGIPGGIGKELKSYESPDAHVRGAIYSNKYLGTDFKRGSKPKRVYIKSVTSKYPQTDVLDFEYADQVPPEFIVDWEVMMEKSIKQPISRIIEAIGMNWNDVDPSRTTLFDFGM, from the coding sequence ATGCAGGTGGAAAGTAAACCTCTCAAACTTGCAATAAATCAGGTTGAGTACTCAAACAGTCCTGAAGGAACAATAATTCATATCTTTGGAAGGGAAGAATCCGGCGATGCACATCAGATAATTGTAACCGGATTTCGACCCTATTTTTATACAACAGCAAAAGAAGCAAAAACCAGAAGAATTCCTGATGGAACAGAGGCTGAATTTTCAAATAAATTTGTATCAATAAGGGGAGAAGAATTAACACGGATATATACTCCAAAGCCCGGAGATGTCAGGGACATGCGTGAGGGTTTCACACACTTTGAAGCAGATATTCCTTTTGCAACCCGTTTTATGATAGATATGGGTCTTACAGGAGGCATATTTACCCCGTCAGAGATTGTGGATTTTCATGATATAAGAGCTGAAGAAGTTAATGCTCCTGCAAGAATCTGTTTCATGGATATCGAGTGTGAAGATGAAAACGGATTTCCAGATGCAAACAGGGAAATGATAAACTGCATAACCTGCTGGGATTCATTTGATGACACATATACAACTTTTTTCTGGCCAAAAGACAGAAATTGCGATATTCAAATAAAACCTGTGTCAGAAAAGCATGAGATAAAGATTTTCTCCTGTGAAAGAGACCTTCTCCTAAGTCTTTCTGAATATGTAACAGAAAAAGATCCTGATGTTTTATCAGGCTGGAATTTTGTTGATTTTGACATTCCGTATATTCTTAAAAGAATGGAGATTCTTAAAATCCGTGAAGACGCTCTTTCAAGAATACCTGGCGCCGGTGCAAGAAATCCAACACGTGGACGCGCTCTTTTTGATCTATTAACGGCTTATAAGAAGATGCAGGGCGCAAGAAAAGAGTCATACAGGCTTGATGCGGTTGCAGAGGATGAAATTGGTGAAGGAAAAATCCGTTATACAGGAACTATCTCCGAACTTTGGGAAAAAGACCCTCAAAAGCTAATAGAATATAATGTAAAAGATGTTTTATTATGCGTAGGCATCAACAAAAAGAATAACATTGTTGAATTCTACAGAGAAATTGCACGCTATGTCGGCTGTCCTCTTGACAGAACACTCAACTCTTCAAATGTAATTGATATTTTTGTCTTAAGAAAGGCTTTTGGGAAATATATTCTTCCATCAAAAGGTTTTGCAGATGCAGAAGAATTTGAAGGAGCAACTGTATTTGACCCGTCACTTGGCGTTAAAGAGAACGTTGTAGTGCTTGATTTAAAATCCCTCTATCCTATGTGCATGATGACGATTAATGCATCACCAGAGACCAAGGATGTCAGCGGCGAACTTCATGCACCAAATGGAATCCGGTTTAAAAAAGAGCCTGACGGGCTTACAAGAAGCATTATAAGCGATCTTTTAAAGGAAAGAGATGAGAAAAAAGCCCTTCGAAATTCATTTGAATATGGCTCATATGAATATGTTCTCTATGATCTTCAGCAAAACGTGTTGAAAGTTATTATGAACACATATTATGGCGTAAGTGGTTATGCAAGATTCAGGCTTTATGATAGAGAAATTGGTTCTGCTGTAACATCGGTTGGAAGAGCAATAATTGAGCATACAAGAAAGGTTATCGAAAATATGGGTTACTCTGTGATCTACGGCGATACTGATTCATGTATGATAATGCTTCCTAAAATGGAGAGGGATGATACAATAAAGACAGCATTTGAGATTGAAAAAGCACTGAATCAGAGTTACTCAGAATTTGCTTTAGATAAGCTTGGTGCAGAGGAGCATTACTTTTCCATTAAATTTGAAAAAATTTACAGGCGGTTTTTCCAGGCAGGAAAGAAGAAGAGATATGCCGGATATCTTGTCTGGAAAGAGGGAAAAGATACAGAACAGATTGATATTGTCGGCTTTGAAATGAAGAGAAGTGATTCGCCCCATATGACAAAGGAAGTCCAGCACAAAGTGATGGAGCTTATACTAAAAGGCGCTGAAAAATCCGAGCTTAAGAAGTATCTGGGAGATGTAATCAAAAGTTACAGAAAAGGCGAATATTCTCTTGAAGATATTGGAATACCAGGAGGTATTGGAAAAGAACTTAAGTCATATGAAAGTCCCGATGCACATGTAAGAGGAGCAATTTATTCCAACAAATATCTTGGAACTGATTTTAAAAGGGGAAGCAAGCCTAAAAGAGTGTACATAAAAAGCGTCACTTCAAAGTATCCGCAGACTGATGTTTTGGACTTTGAATATGCAGACCAGGTGCCTCCTGAATTTATAGTTGACTGGGAGGTAATGATGGAAAAAAGTATCAAACAGCCAATTTCACGTATAATAGAAGCAATTGGGATGAACTGGAATGATGTTGATCCCTCAAGAACAACTCTTTTTGATTTTGGGATGTGA
- a CDS encoding malate dehydrogenase → MTHLSIIGAGKIGGEVAYLSAVLGIADKITITDCNSSLLHAQKLDIIHTGLDLDITTDLSDLKNSDIIVFTAGLPRNPTVKTRADLLNSNIPVADEFCSNINGFKGIVINVTNPVDALNYYICKKAGLNRRRCIGFGGLVDLARFENFLNIRGFDSKGSFVMGEHGEHQVPVFSDLLEKTDSEIREEILSDMKNASMPVIKGKGGTVFGPAFNIIRLVSAIKEDKKEILPCSCILEGEYGLFNLSIGVPARIGKEGVEEIIEKQLDDWELDKLKEASVHLKNLCRRAEDAGGK, encoded by the coding sequence ATGACACATCTCTCCATAATAGGAGCCGGAAAGATTGGCGGAGAAGTTGCATACCTCTCAGCAGTTTTGGGAATCGCTGATAAAATCACAATAACCGACTGCAACTCTTCCCTTCTTCATGCTCAAAAACTGGACATAATACACACAGGACTTGATTTGGATATAACAACAGATCTGAGTGATCTTAAAAACTCAGATATAATTGTTTTTACAGCAGGACTGCCGAGAAATCCTACAGTTAAGACAAGGGCTGATCTTCTTAATTCAAATATACCTGTTGCAGATGAATTCTGCTCAAATATTAACGGCTTTAAAGGAATCGTAATCAATGTAACAAATCCTGTTGATGCATTGAATTATTATATTTGTAAAAAGGCAGGTCTTAACAGACGCAGATGTATTGGATTTGGAGGACTTGTTGATCTTGCAAGATTTGAAAATTTTTTAAATATAAGAGGATTTGACAGCAAGGGCTCTTTTGTGATGGGTGAGCATGGTGAACATCAGGTCCCTGTATTTTCAGATCTGCTGGAAAAAACAGACTCTGAAATAAGAGAAGAGATACTCTCTGATATGAAAAATGCAAGCATGCCGGTGATAAAAGGAAAAGGTGGCACTGTTTTTGGGCCGGCATTTAATATAATCAGACTTGTTTCTGCAATAAAAGAAGATAAAAAAGAAATTTTGCCGTGCTCATGTATACTTGAAGGTGAATATGGCTTATTTAACCTCTCAATCGGAGTTCCTGCAAGAATTGGAAAAGAAGGTGTCGAAGAGATAATTGAAAAACAGCTTGACGACTGGGAACTGGATAAATTAAAAGAAGCATCTGTACACTTAAAAAATTTGTGCAGGAGGGCAGAAGATGCAGGTGGAAAGTAA
- a CDS encoding dihydroorotate dehydrogenase, which yields MVTLIREDNITAGGILMDNHLILAAGILGTTGASLNRMLSNGAGAVVTKSIGPSPKEGHKGPCVYVMDGAVLNAMGLPNPSSDFIEELNVLKDKPVIASIFGADPDEFHEVASWFKGKVRGFELNVSCPHAQGYGAQIGCNPGLVLECTRAVSRTGLPVWVKLTPNVTDIKESGIAAERGGASAVVAINTLKAMRISTDLRRPVLGNLTGGLSGPAIFPVALRCVFELYKALNIPVIGCGGVSSADNVIEMMMAGASAVEIGSAVLDRNDIFEKIAGDLYSEEGEKASDIIGCAHE from the coding sequence ATGGTGACTTTAATAAGAGAAGATAATATCACGGCAGGCGGGATTTTAATGGACAATCATCTAATCCTGGCCGCAGGCATTCTTGGGACAACCGGTGCATCTCTCAACAGAATGCTAAGTAATGGTGCCGGCGCTGTTGTTACAAAATCTATCGGGCCATCTCCAAAAGAAGGCCATAAAGGCCCGTGTGTTTATGTTATGGACGGCGCGGTCTTAAATGCGATGGGACTTCCAAATCCCTCATCAGACTTTATTGAAGAGCTTAATGTTTTAAAAGACAAGCCTGTTATTGCAAGTATTTTTGGCGCAGACCCGGATGAATTCCATGAGGTTGCCAGCTGGTTTAAGGGAAAGGTCAGAGGGTTTGAGCTGAATGTATCATGTCCGCATGCACAGGGTTATGGTGCACAGATTGGATGCAATCCGGGTCTTGTTTTAGAGTGTACACGTGCTGTTTCAAGAACAGGGCTTCCGGTCTGGGTTAAACTGACACCCAATGTGACCGATATAAAAGAATCTGGAATTGCCGCGGAGAGGGGTGGTGCATCAGCGGTTGTTGCAATTAACACTTTGAAGGCAATGAGAATATCAACTGATCTCAGGCGTCCAGTACTTGGAAATCTGACCGGCGGCCTTTCAGGTCCTGCAATATTTCCTGTTGCTCTCCGCTGTGTTTTTGAACTTTACAAGGCGCTTAACATCCCGGTTATCGGATGCGGCGGCGTGTCATCTGCCGATAATGTAATTGAGATGATGATGGCAGGCGCATCTGCTGTTGAAATTGGAAGTGCGGTTTTGGACAGAAATGATATTTTTGAAAAGATTGCCGGTGATTTGTACTCTGAAGAAGGAGAAAAAGCATCAGATATTATTGGGTGTGCACATGAATGA
- a CDS encoding dihydroorotate dehydrogenase electron transfer subunit → MNEIPSVAVKIKEIIDETPTIKTFVFDREFEFSAGQFCMVWILGVDEIPMGLSSSDSITVQKVGDATSKLFMMKPGDKLGIKAPLGNGFSPGKKVLAIAGGVGAAPLRPLAQKGQCDTFLLGCRNRSELLYEKELSELTNLHIATDDGSYGHHGFVTDLMGDIDLKSFDTICVCGPEIMMAGVLKVLNEAGIAKRGQFSLVRYMKCGVGICGSCCLDPDGLRVCRDGPVFFGDILLKSSEFSKYSRDASGRKVSASNVH, encoded by the coding sequence ATGAATGAAATACCATCAGTTGCAGTTAAAATAAAAGAAATAATTGACGAAACTCCAACAATAAAAACATTTGTATTTGACAGGGAATTTGAATTCAGCGCAGGACAGTTCTGCATGGTATGGATTTTAGGAGTAGATGAAATTCCAATGGGTCTTTCGTCATCAGATTCTATTACTGTTCAGAAAGTCGGAGATGCAACATCAAAACTTTTTATGATGAAACCCGGTGATAAACTTGGTATTAAAGCGCCGCTTGGAAACGGGTTTTCTCCGGGGAAAAAAGTTTTGGCAATCGCCGGAGGGGTTGGTGCGGCGCCTCTTCGTCCTCTGGCACAAAAAGGTCAGTGTGACACCTTTTTGCTTGGCTGTAGAAACCGCTCAGAGCTTTTATATGAAAAGGAATTGTCAGAGCTTACAAATCTTCATATTGCAACAGATGACGGGTCATATGGCCATCATGGTTTTGTAACGGACTTAATGGGGGATATCGACCTGAAATCATTTGATACAATATGTGTATGCGGCCCTGAGATAATGATGGCAGGTGTTTTAAAAGTATTAAATGAGGCAGGAATTGCAAAAAGAGGGCAGTTCTCGCTGGTCCGTTATATGAAATGCGGCGTTGGAATATGTGGTTCATGCTGTCTTGACCCTGACGGGCTCAGAGTCTGCCGTGACGGCCCTGTATTTTTCGGAGACATCCTTTTAAAAAGCAGTGAATTTTCAAAATATTCCCGTGATGCATCCGGAAGAAAGGTATCTGCATCAAATGTTCATTAA
- the rlmH gene encoding 23S rRNA (pseudouridine(1915)-N(3))-methyltransferase RlmH: MVTAVRIIAIGKIKEKYLHEGILEYSKRLKQYINLEITEISDESIPENPSLNLQKKILDKEGEKVISSLKTGDYLILLDLKGEMTDSESLALKLKDLELSGISRIVFVVGGSLGVSENLIKRADFRLCLSKLTFTHQIARFILIEQIYRAYNINRGGKYHR; this comes from the coding sequence ATGGTTACTGCTGTCAGGATTATTGCAATTGGAAAAATAAAGGAGAAATACCTGCACGAAGGCATTTTAGAATATTCAAAACGTTTAAAGCAGTACATAAATCTTGAAATAACAGAAATTTCCGATGAAAGTATTCCTGAAAATCCGTCATTAAACCTTCAAAAAAAAATACTTGACAAAGAAGGAGAAAAAGTTATTTCTTCTTTAAAAACCGGCGATTATCTTATTTTACTTGACTTGAAAGGTGAAATGACAGATTCTGAATCTTTAGCTTTAAAGTTAAAAGATCTTGAACTTTCCGGAATAAGCAGGATTGTTTTTGTAGTCGGAGGCAGTCTTGGAGTTTCTGAAAATCTTATTAAAAGAGCGGATTTCAGACTTTGTCTTTCAAAATTAACATTTACTCATCAGATTGCAAGATTCATTTTGATTGAACAGATTTACAGAGCATACAACATTAATCGCGGCGGAAAATACCACAGATAA